The Aythya fuligula isolate bAytFul2 chromosome 2, bAytFul2.pri, whole genome shotgun sequence genome contains a region encoding:
- the CHCHD7 gene encoding coiled-coil-helix-coiled-coil-helix domain-containing protein 7, with amino-acid sequence MSRHAQQLRDHDRNPCIAETDASRKCMDDNNYKKDMCTDYFLKYKNCRKFWHDIMMQRKRNGVKPEMPSAEERRKILESMEKPY; translated from the exons ATGTCCAGGCATGCACAACAGCTTAGAGACCATGACAGAAATCCTTGCATAGCG GAAACAGATGCCTCTAGAAAATGTATGGATGACAACAACTATAAAAAGGATATGTgtacagattattttttgaagtacaagaactgcagaaaattCTGG caTGACATAATGatgcaaaggaagagaaacgGTGTGAAACCAGAGATGCCCTcagcagaagagagaaggaaaatcttGGAATCAATGGAGAAGCCGTACTGA